From the genome of Polyangiaceae bacterium, one region includes:
- a CDS encoding amidase — protein MTLKDHRRGTDRRTFITTSAALGAAFLTGCAGSANPPQVPTGPCAGSSPNSFPAADLEELTISDLQGRLGNRQESSRSLVEKYIARIDAMNAKGPELRAVLELNPDALEIADKLDRERAAKGPRSALHGIPILLKDNIDTADKMTTTAGSLALSGSIPAKDSTVAARLREAGAILLGKTNMSEWANFRSNRSSSGWSSRGGQCRNPYALDRTPIGSSSGSGSAIAANLAAAAIGTETDGSIVCPSYACSLVGIKPTVGLVSRAGIIPISSTQDTAGPMARTVRDAAILLGALVGADSRDSMSAEGVKHGLRDYTQFLGREGTRGLRIGVVREGLFGRNSRIDAVIESALKDLKYLGMEVIDAPELPKMDELEKSEWEVLLYEFKATLNAYLAGLSERTQVKTLTELIAWNDKHRDEVMPYFGQELFIDAEKKGDLTSKEYVDALARCRELSRTKGLDSVLDGQKLDALVAPTGSLPWLIDMLNGDSFGFAASMAPAVAGYPHITVPAGYSAGLPVGISFIGRPWSEPLLLRIAFAYEQATKARRAPRFLPTADVSTPR, from the coding sequence ATGACCTTGAAAGATCATCGCAGAGGCACGGATCGCCGCACCTTCATCACGACGAGCGCCGCTCTCGGCGCCGCATTCCTCACAGGTTGCGCGGGCAGCGCGAACCCGCCGCAAGTGCCAACCGGGCCCTGCGCCGGGTCGTCGCCGAATTCGTTTCCTGCTGCGGATCTGGAAGAGCTCACCATTTCCGACCTTCAAGGGCGCCTCGGAAATAGGCAAGAATCATCGCGTTCCCTCGTGGAAAAATACATCGCTCGCATCGACGCCATGAACGCCAAAGGGCCGGAACTGCGCGCCGTGCTCGAGCTGAATCCCGATGCGCTCGAGATTGCTGACAAGCTGGATCGTGAACGTGCAGCCAAAGGACCTCGCAGTGCGCTGCACGGCATCCCCATTCTGCTCAAGGACAACATCGATACAGCGGACAAGATGACCACGACCGCAGGGTCGCTCGCCCTTTCTGGATCGATCCCCGCCAAGGATTCGACCGTGGCGGCGCGGCTTCGTGAAGCCGGTGCCATCTTGCTTGGCAAGACAAACATGTCGGAATGGGCAAACTTTCGGTCCAATCGGTCGAGCAGCGGATGGAGCAGCCGAGGCGGGCAATGCCGCAATCCTTATGCGCTCGATCGCACCCCCATCGGATCCAGCTCGGGATCCGGGTCGGCCATCGCTGCAAATCTTGCCGCGGCAGCGATCGGCACCGAAACGGACGGCTCGATCGTTTGTCCCTCTTATGCATGCTCGCTCGTGGGTATCAAACCGACGGTGGGCCTCGTGAGCCGCGCGGGCATCATTCCCATTTCATCGACGCAAGACACGGCCGGCCCAATGGCGCGCACGGTACGCGACGCCGCCATTTTACTCGGTGCTCTCGTCGGCGCGGATTCCCGCGATTCCATGAGCGCCGAAGGGGTGAAACACGGATTGCGCGATTACACGCAATTCCTTGGGCGCGAAGGCACTCGAGGATTACGTATCGGTGTCGTGCGTGAGGGGCTTTTCGGTCGTAATAGCAGAATCGACGCGGTCATCGAATCAGCGCTGAAGGACCTGAAGTATCTCGGAATGGAAGTCATCGATGCGCCAGAGCTCCCGAAGATGGATGAGCTCGAAAAAAGCGAATGGGAAGTGTTGCTTTACGAATTCAAGGCGACACTGAATGCATACTTGGCGGGGCTCAGCGAACGGACGCAGGTCAAAACGCTCACCGAGCTCATTGCCTGGAACGACAAACATCGTGACGAAGTCATGCCATATTTTGGCCAGGAGCTGTTCATCGATGCAGAGAAAAAGGGAGATTTGACGAGCAAAGAATACGTCGATGCGCTCGCACGATGTCGTGAGCTGTCAAGGACCAAAGGATTGGACTCGGTGCTCGATGGTCAAAAGCTGGATGCGCTCGTTGCACCGACGGGAAGCTTGCCGTGGCTCATCGACATGCTGAATGGTGATTCCTTTGGGTTTGCAGCTTCGATGGCTCCGGCCGTTGCGGGATATCCGCATATCACGGTGCCGGCCGGATACAGCGCTGGCCTGCCCGTCGGCATTTCGTTCATCGGGCGGCCGTGGAGCGAACCGCTCCTTTTGCGTATTGCATTCGCCTACGAACAGGCGACGAAAGCACGAAGGGCGCCGCGGTTTCTACCTACCGCGGATGTATCGACGCCGCGTTGA
- a CDS encoding sulfotransferase family protein has protein sequence MALKVVGAGFGRTGTLSMKLALEMLGVGPCYHMVEVFKNPHHSEIWSAAADGPVDWESIFAGYQSTVDWPSTFFWRELASHYSDAKVILTVRSTESWLNSMHQTILRVMQGEPPEGVDIAQAQHQMARKLVLERTFGGKADDNAHLASVYERHNEEVRRSIAADRLLVFEAKQGWEPLCKFLGVPVPNAPYPKVNSAEEFGNPEHRKKLMERQ, from the coding sequence ATGGCACTCAAGGTGGTCGGCGCCGGCTTCGGGCGCACGGGAACTCTTTCGATGAAGCTTGCGCTCGAAATGCTGGGCGTGGGGCCTTGTTATCACATGGTCGAGGTGTTCAAGAATCCCCATCATTCCGAAATCTGGAGCGCCGCTGCCGACGGCCCCGTCGATTGGGAATCGATTTTTGCGGGTTATCAATCCACCGTCGATTGGCCATCGACCTTCTTTTGGCGCGAGCTCGCGAGCCATTACTCGGATGCAAAGGTCATTCTCACCGTTCGATCCACCGAATCGTGGCTCAACAGCATGCATCAAACGATTCTCAGGGTGATGCAAGGCGAACCACCCGAGGGCGTTGATATTGCCCAAGCGCAGCATCAAATGGCGCGCAAACTCGTACTCGAACGCACGTTTGGTGGCAAAGCGGACGATAATGCGCACTTGGCTTCAGTTTACGAGCGCCACAATGAAGAGGTGCGTCGCAGCATTGCTGCGGATCGGCTGCTCGTATTCGAAGCGAAACAGGGATGGGAGCCGCTTTGCAAGTTCCTCGGGGTCCCGGTACCCAATGCACCCTACCCCAAAGTGAATTCGGCCGAAGAATTTGGTAACCCAGAGCATAGAAAAAAGCTCATGGAGAGACAGTAG
- a CDS encoding ABC transporter ATP-binding protein, which produces MLSVVGLCKVLGGRKVLDEVTFDVSPGRTLALFGENGAGKSTLLRILAGVMDADAGGATLDSDSLFGYPITDRARIGYVPEAADAPPHMTPRELVGLVASLKRSTLPDASLFTRLGVDSYADQHIGSLSLGQRRRSCLAAALVGNVRLLLLDEPTNGLDVSGVTMLADVLSEHARSGGISVVATHDEAFATMTNAHRLRIAAGRVIGLD; this is translated from the coding sequence ATGTTGTCTGTCGTCGGCCTCTGCAAAGTGCTCGGAGGGCGCAAGGTCCTCGATGAAGTTACGTTCGATGTATCTCCGGGACGAACGCTGGCGCTTTTCGGTGAAAATGGCGCGGGAAAGTCCACGTTATTACGTATTCTTGCCGGCGTCATGGATGCCGATGCTGGCGGCGCCACGCTCGATTCGGATAGTCTATTCGGTTATCCAATTACCGATCGAGCACGAATTGGATATGTCCCCGAAGCGGCAGATGCTCCGCCCCACATGACCCCGCGCGAACTTGTGGGACTCGTTGCGTCATTGAAGCGATCTACATTACCCGATGCGTCGTTGTTCACGCGCCTCGGCGTTGATTCGTATGCTGATCAACATATTGGCAGTCTTTCCTTGGGTCAGCGGCGTCGCAGTTGCCTTGCCGCAGCTCTCGTGGGCAATGTTCGGCTTTTGCTGCTCGACGAGCCAACGAATGGTCTGGATGTATCAGGGGTTACGATGCTGGCGGATGTGCTTTCGGAGCATGCGCGGTCGGGAGGCATTTCGGTCGTCGCGACGCACGACGAGGCATTTGCGACCATGACGAACGCCCATCGATTGCGCATTGCGGCGGGACGAGTCATCGGTTTGGATTGA